A window from Temnothorax longispinosus isolate EJ_2023e chromosome 1, Tlon_JGU_v1, whole genome shotgun sequence encodes these proteins:
- the Spag1 gene encoding uncharacterized protein Spag1, whose translation MGNEKEVDIISVARRSEKKTLLERYNIPVEHFTYEFISRCTDGRTLERIVLVLRSGEEGEYPDLTKHAEERLARIKPTSAVLRKVEAVLRRNMLNVDERQEIDDDMSNWACEMQSREKDLEEGKAILANEPCLQPEIRKIKTNDTKDKKMKMNEKKRDKPKRIAACDYEAWNKYDVDTEINRIDLQDERRQTEMKEIQEQRKELDKINEMAHKMTVDKLSLTGTEINVMAEQEREKGNEAFRAADYGEALRHYNASIDVDSNLNAYNNRAMTFIKLQRYEDALNDCNTVLTMDYRNIKALLRRALSLEHLERPHEALADYEAALKLEPTNKVAISGVNKLRKPCDSKKIRMKIEDMSDDDENKGERIKTERTARANSIECPKLRVNNDICYCDRAPGSSRSIATKPHFKASYCVEAESNKTVAAAASAAVADAAANKRNEKTTRDSSSGDKLSPVARDFGARNKTTRSQDAVRSDDIFTISRESFPGPRGAKGRLEKSIFSCVSSPMGKTKPSTVIIEELPCDEAYEKPMAAKVETKKETSLVKEKSALTKKSCTNNNKESISLEKESKTKMSLTPSKIQAVVKCEKSRKTVNSNETKVEVKKKTKEERNAPLSKKSTADKSNKKLISPEKKDKTKVGTSDKIIANECRKDSTLEMDLRKLDNIESPYEFLRLWQSLKDDVSLELRAKLLRCIAHEDMNKIIGNKLDAAMLSLILRCLDQQFCTPKDTELLASLLYSLSQLSRFSIIIMFMDSKDKQALRNILRFLEKEDSPRVSQLRQIYVT comes from the exons ATGGGCAACGAGAAGGAGGTGGATATCATTAGCGTCGCGCGGAGATCCGAGAAGAAGACTCTGCTCGAGAGATACAACATACCGGTGGAACACTTCACGTACGAATTTATATCGCGGTGCACCGACGGGAGAACACTGGAGCGCATCGTTCTCGTCTTGCG TTCTGGGGAAGAGGGAGAGTATCCAGATTTGACGAAGCACGCGGAGGAGCGTCTCGCTAGGATTAAACCGACGAGCGCTGTTCTGAGGAAGGTGGAGGCAGTTTTGAGACGAAATATGTTAAATGTGGACGAACGGCAGGAAATCGACGACGACATGAGCAATTGGGCGTGCGAGATGcaatcgcgcgagaaagatTTAGAAGAGGGAAAAGCCATCCTTGCCAACGAGCCCTGTCTGCAACCGGAAATTCGAAAGATTAAAACTAATGACACAAAA GATaagaagatgaagatgaaCGAGAAAAAACGCGATAAGCCCAAACGAATCGCCGCGTGTGACTATGAGGCTTGGAATAAATACGACGTCGACACGGAAATAAACAGGATAGACCTGCAGGACGAGCGGCGGCAGACCGAAATGAAGGAAATCCAGGAACAGCGAAAGGAACtggataaaataaatgagatgGCACATAAAATGACAGTCGATAAAC TTTCATTAACCGGAACGGAAATAAACGTAATGGCGGAGcaggaaagagaaaaggggAACGAAGCCTTTAGAGCGGCTGATTACGGGGAAGCTCTTCGGCATTACAACGCCAGCATCGACGTAGACTCGAATCTAAATGCCTACAATAATCGCGCTATGACAT TTATAAAGCTGCAGCGTTACGAGGACGCGCTTAACGACTGCAACACGGTGCTCACTATGGATTACAGAAATATCAAAGCACTCCTTCGCCGGGCATTATCCCTGGAACATCTCGAAAGGCCGCACgag gcTTTAGCGGATTACGAAGCTGCTTTAAAATTGGAGCCAACTAACAAAGTGGCAATATCCGGTGTGAACAAGTTGAGAAAACCATGTGACTCGAAGAAAATAAG GATGAAGATCGAAGATAtgagcgacgacgacgaaaacAAGGGGGAGCGTATAAAGACGGAGAGAACTGCGAGAGCGAACAGCATTGAGTGTCCGAAACTGCGTGTTAACAACGATATATGTTATTGCGACAGAGCGCCAGGCTCGTCGCGAAGCATCGCTACGAAGCCGCACTTTAAAGCGAGTTACTGCGTGGAAGCTGAGAGCAACAAAACAGTCGCGGCAGCAGCATCAGCAGCAGTAGCGGATGCCGCGGCAAATAAAAGGAACGAGAAAACAACACGCGACTCATCGAGCGGCGATAAATTATCACCTGTTGCGAGGGATTTCGGTGCCAGAAATAAAACGACGAGATCGCAAGACGCCGTCAGGAGCGACGATATTTTCACGATTTCGCGCGAGTCATTTCCCGGGCCGCGTGGCGCAAAGGGTAGACTGgaaaagtcgattttttcATGCGTGTCGTCGCCCATGGGTAAAACGAAGCCGTCCACGGTCATCATCGAAGAGCTTCCGTGCGATGAGGCGTACGAGAAACCAATGGCGGCGAAGGTggaaacaaagaaagaaacaagcctggtaaaagaaaaaagtgcaTTAACAAAGAAATCCTGTACGAATAACAATAAGGAATCGATCTCTCTCGAAAAAGAGAGCAAGACTAAAATGAGCTTAACGCCCAGCAAAATTCAGGCGGTTGTCAAGTGTGAGAAATCGAGGAAAACTGTCAATTCTAACGAAACAAAGGTGGAAGTAAAGAAAAAGacgaaagaagagagaaatgcGCCGCTAAGCAAAAAATCGACCGCAGACAAgagtaataaaaagttaatttctCCTGAAAAGAAAGACAAGACTAAAGTGGGTACATCAGACAAAATTATAGCTAACGAGTGTCGGAAAGATAGCACATTGGAAATGGATCTTCGG AAATTAGACAACATCGAATCTCCTTACGAATTTCTACGTTTGTGGCAATCTCTGAAAGACGACGTTAGTCTGGAGTTGCGCGCGAAACTTTTGCGATGCATAGCACACGAGGACATGAATAAAA TCATAGGCAACAAATTGGACGCGGCAATGCTCAGTCTCATTTTGCGTTGCTTGGACCAACAATTCTGCACGCCGAAAGATACAGAGTTGCTCGCGAGTCTGCTGTACTCCCTGAGTCAACTGAGTCGATTTTCCATCATTATCATGTTCATGGATTCCAAAGATAAGCAAG CCTTGAGAAACATATTACGTTTCCTGGAAAAGGAGGATTCACCCAGAGTCTCGCAATTACGTCAGATTTATGTTACTTGA